A region of Salinibacter sp. 10B DNA encodes the following proteins:
- a CDS encoding aspartate kinase: MPERSSSCTSQRARPVRVLKFGGTSVGAADGLRNVCRIIRDAVGTCHPVVVVSAASGVTDDLVRAADETRGDRATAEAWVRHVGRRYRTLAKEVVGDGPACSQYEPVLQAELSELRRALQGGAGTDASAARDAVMATGERLMAPLLAALLAADGCPARPVDATALIRTDDAHGDATVQWEPTRQQTRAWFREWTEATEIVVPVVTGFIGATAEGTTTTIGRGGSDLSAATLARALEAERLERWTNVDGLYTRDPATHDDARRLHQLDFEQARTWTKAGRLGMHPCTLDPLAAADIPVHVRCTHRPDAEGTRIVPAASTVHS; encoded by the coding sequence ATGCCTGAGCGCTCCTCCTCGTGTACGTCTCAACGCGCGCGACCGGTTCGCGTGCTGAAGTTTGGTGGAACCTCCGTGGGGGCTGCGGACGGGCTCCGCAACGTCTGTCGGATCATTCGAGACGCCGTCGGCACGTGCCATCCCGTTGTCGTTGTCTCGGCTGCGTCGGGGGTTACGGACGACCTCGTGCGGGCCGCCGACGAAACGCGCGGAGATCGGGCTACGGCCGAGGCGTGGGTCCGCCACGTGGGGCGACGCTACCGTACACTCGCAAAAGAAGTGGTTGGAGATGGTCCGGCGTGCAGCCAGTACGAGCCTGTTTTGCAGGCCGAGCTGTCGGAGCTTCGCCGCGCCCTGCAAGGGGGGGCAGGCACTGATGCATCTGCGGCCCGGGATGCCGTCATGGCAACGGGAGAACGCCTAATGGCACCGCTGCTCGCGGCGCTCCTTGCGGCGGACGGATGCCCGGCCCGGCCGGTTGATGCGACTGCTCTCATCCGCACCGACGATGCGCACGGCGACGCCACGGTGCAGTGGGAGCCGACCCGTCAGCAGACACGGGCCTGGTTTCGGGAGTGGACGGAAGCGACGGAGATCGTTGTGCCCGTCGTTACTGGCTTTATCGGAGCAACGGCCGAGGGCACAACCACCACGATTGGGCGAGGCGGGAGTGATCTCTCGGCGGCGACCCTCGCTCGGGCCCTGGAGGCCGAACGGCTGGAGCGCTGGACCAATGTGGACGGCCTCTATACCCGCGATCCAGCCACCCATGACGACGCCCGTCGCCTCCACCAGCTCGATTTTGAACAGGCGCGCACCTGGACGAAAGCCGGGCGGTTGGGGATGCATCCGTGCACGCTCGACCCGCTGGCCGCCGCTGATATCCCCGTACACGTCCGCTGCACGCACCGCCCGGATGCTGAGGGGACCCGCATCGTGCCCGCTGCGTCGACGGTGCATTCCTAA
- the pdxH gene encoding pyridoxamine 5'-phosphate oxidase, with the protein MSELANLRREYAQEELSRDHVADDPIEQFRDWFDEALKAEVHEPNAMTLATAAPDAAPSARIVLLKGVDERGFRFYTNYESRKGTELSQNPHVALVFWWAPLERQVRIEGEAIRLPEEESTEYFHSRPRGSQLGAWASPQSRVVESRKALKENLEAVTAKYGDDETIPRPNHWGGFVVRPTEIEFWQGRPNRLHDRLRYRRPALDAEWTLERLAP; encoded by the coding sequence ATGTCTGAGCTTGCCAACCTCCGACGAGAGTATGCGCAAGAGGAACTGTCGCGCGATCACGTGGCCGACGATCCCATCGAACAGTTTCGCGACTGGTTCGACGAAGCCCTCAAGGCCGAGGTGCACGAGCCGAACGCCATGACGCTGGCCACCGCCGCCCCGGATGCTGCTCCGTCCGCCCGCATTGTGTTGCTAAAGGGGGTGGACGAGCGAGGCTTTCGATTCTACACCAACTACGAGAGTCGGAAGGGCACCGAGCTGTCGCAGAATCCGCACGTGGCCCTCGTGTTTTGGTGGGCGCCCCTAGAGCGACAGGTGCGGATTGAGGGCGAGGCGATCCGGCTTCCCGAAGAGGAATCGACCGAGTACTTTCACAGCCGTCCCCGAGGGAGCCAGCTTGGGGCCTGGGCGTCACCGCAAAGTCGGGTTGTGGAGAGTCGCAAGGCCCTGAAGGAGAACCTTGAGGCCGTCACGGCGAAGTATGGAGACGACGAGACGATTCCTCGCCCCAATCATTGGGGAGGCTTTGTCGTTCGTCCCACCGAAATTGAGTTTTGGCAGGGCCGTCCCAATCGCCTCCACGATCGGCTCCGCTATCGCCGTCCGGCGCTCGATGCGGAGTGGACGCTCGAACGCCTTGCGCCCTGA
- a CDS encoding acetolactate synthase large subunit: MKASDLLVACLEREGVEHVFGLPGEEMEDLLFSLRDSDVTFVPTRHEQGAAFMADVHGRLTGEAGVCLATLGPGATNLLTGVADAHLDKSPLVAITAQGSLERLHQESHQAIDVLNMFRPVTKWNTQLDSPDIIHESVRKAFKVAEYEKPGATHLELPEDVAAEETSMQPLPARSDTRFAAPNAEALNRVEALLSDAERPLIIAGNGAVRTRAAGPLQALVDVTDLPVVSTYMGKGAVPDDDPHSLMTLDSGAEGEAASAIAEADLVITVGYDIAEHDPADWGQGDAPLIHIDSEPAEVYEAYTPEVELVADIGRTLEVLADWCSAAKLGFDPDWYADLRASIVTDVQREPSGEAPFTLRDTLPLLREAMAPEDVLISDVGSHKMAIAQNFPTYKPNTCIISNGLASMGIAVPGGLAADLAVDANVVAATGDGGFLMNAAEIETATRLGAEYTIIVFNDDDYGLISEKQMNHTGEHFGTGLTNPDLPTFAESFGIDGYRPTTPEELKDAFDAAIGNGMSLIEVPVA, translated from the coding sequence ATGAAAGCCTCCGATCTCCTCGTTGCCTGCCTCGAACGAGAAGGCGTAGAGCACGTCTTCGGCCTGCCCGGCGAGGAAATGGAAGATCTTCTCTTCTCCCTTCGCGACTCCGACGTTACCTTCGTGCCCACCCGCCATGAGCAGGGCGCCGCCTTCATGGCGGACGTGCACGGGCGCCTGACGGGCGAGGCGGGCGTCTGTCTCGCCACGCTCGGCCCCGGCGCCACCAACCTGCTCACCGGCGTCGCCGATGCCCACCTCGACAAGAGCCCGCTCGTCGCCATCACCGCCCAGGGCAGCCTGGAACGGCTTCACCAGGAAAGCCACCAGGCCATCGACGTGCTGAACATGTTTCGGCCCGTCACGAAGTGGAATACGCAGCTCGACAGCCCGGACATCATCCATGAGTCCGTGCGCAAGGCCTTCAAGGTGGCCGAGTATGAGAAGCCGGGCGCCACGCACTTGGAATTGCCGGAGGACGTGGCGGCAGAAGAAACGAGCATGCAGCCCCTTCCGGCCCGAAGCGACACTCGGTTTGCCGCCCCCAACGCGGAGGCGCTCAACCGTGTGGAGGCCCTCCTGTCGGATGCGGAGCGCCCGCTCATCATTGCCGGCAACGGGGCCGTCCGGACGCGAGCGGCCGGGCCGCTGCAAGCACTCGTGGACGTGACGGACCTGCCTGTCGTGTCGACCTACATGGGCAAGGGCGCCGTGCCGGACGACGACCCGCACTCGCTAATGACGCTCGACTCCGGGGCCGAGGGCGAGGCGGCCAGTGCCATTGCCGAAGCTGATCTCGTGATTACCGTCGGCTACGACATCGCCGAGCACGACCCGGCGGACTGGGGCCAGGGGGACGCCCCACTGATCCACATCGACAGTGAGCCCGCCGAAGTCTACGAGGCGTATACGCCCGAGGTGGAACTCGTCGCCGACATCGGGCGAACGCTGGAGGTGCTTGCCGACTGGTGCAGCGCCGCCAAGCTCGGATTCGACCCGGACTGGTACGCCGATCTTCGTGCGAGCATCGTGACGGATGTCCAGCGCGAGCCCTCTGGAGAGGCCCCGTTCACTCTTCGGGACACGCTGCCGCTGCTCCGAGAGGCCATGGCGCCCGAGGACGTGCTCATCTCGGACGTGGGAAGCCACAAAATGGCCATCGCGCAGAACTTCCCCACCTACAAACCCAACACGTGCATCATCTCCAACGGCCTCGCCTCGATGGGCATTGCCGTACCGGGCGGCCTCGCCGCCGACCTCGCGGTGGACGCGAACGTCGTGGCCGCCACGGGCGACGGCGGCTTCCTCATGAACGCCGCAGAGATCGAGACCGCGACACGTCTGGGAGCCGAATACACGATCATCGTCTTCAACGACGACGATTACGGGCTCATCTCGGAGAAGCAGATGAACCACACGGGCGAGCATTTCGGCACGGGACTCACGAACCCCGATCTCCCGACCTTTGCTGAGAGCTTCGGCATCGACGGCTACCGCCCCACGACACCGGAGGAGTTGAAAGACGCGTTCGACGCGGCAATCGGCAACGGCATGAGCCTCATTGAGGTGCCGGTGGCGTAG
- a CDS encoding DUF1028 domain-containing protein has product MRPIIMLRQGLVLLLTLALAPTASAQDRPRSERDVDALSTRRPVATYSIVARDSTTGQMGVAVQSHWFSVGAVVPFAEPGVGAVATQSFVDPRYGPLGLELMRYGRTAEEALQALVTTDDGRAVRQVAMVDAEGNVAAHTGADAVQEAGHRTGAQYSTQANMMRDSTVWDAMADAYESADGDLASRLVAALEAAQAEGGDIRGRQSAALIVVRAEPTGRRWDDRLFDLRIEDHETPVKELKRLVRMQRAYRKLNEGDGHVTQGDIQAAMEKYRAAMDLVSDEATEGEAPFWVGITLASEGRVDDAIPYLRRAYAQNEQWATLVERLPEAGLLPSMDLATRLVEAMTTEAEN; this is encoded by the coding sequence ATGCGCCCGATCATTATGCTTCGACAGGGACTGGTGCTGCTCCTTACGTTGGCTCTTGCCCCTACAGCCTCGGCCCAGGACCGTCCGCGTTCGGAACGGGATGTGGACGCACTCTCGACGCGTCGGCCCGTGGCCACCTACTCGATCGTCGCCCGCGACTCGACGACCGGGCAAATGGGCGTGGCTGTGCAGTCCCACTGGTTCAGTGTGGGGGCGGTGGTGCCGTTTGCCGAACCCGGCGTGGGAGCGGTTGCTACTCAGTCGTTCGTCGATCCGCGCTATGGGCCGCTCGGGCTGGAGCTCATGCGCTACGGCCGCACGGCCGAGGAAGCCTTGCAGGCGCTCGTAACGACTGACGACGGCCGGGCCGTCCGACAGGTGGCGATGGTCGACGCCGAGGGCAACGTGGCGGCCCACACCGGAGCGGACGCCGTGCAGGAAGCGGGCCATCGCACGGGGGCGCAGTACTCGACCCAGGCCAACATGATGCGGGACTCGACCGTCTGGGACGCGATGGCCGACGCCTACGAGTCGGCCGACGGTGATCTCGCCTCGCGACTGGTGGCGGCACTCGAAGCAGCCCAGGCCGAAGGGGGCGATATTCGAGGCCGACAGTCCGCTGCGCTCATCGTCGTTCGGGCAGAGCCCACGGGACGCCGCTGGGACGATCGGCTCTTCGACCTCCGCATCGAGGACCACGAGACGCCGGTGAAGGAGCTGAAGCGACTCGTGCGCATGCAGCGGGCCTACCGGAAGCTGAACGAGGGCGACGGGCACGTAACGCAGGGAGACATTCAGGCCGCCATGGAAAAATACCGTGCGGCGATGGATCTTGTCTCCGACGAGGCGACGGAGGGGGAGGCTCCGTTTTGGGTCGGGATCACGCTGGCGAGTGAGGGCCGCGTCGACGACGCCATCCCGTATTTGCGAAGAGCCTACGCCCAGAATGAACAGTGGGCGACGCTCGTCGAGCGCCTGCCGGAGGCCGGATTGTTGCCGAGCATGGACCTTGCTACCCGGCTCGTCGAGGCGATGACGACGGAGGCAGAGAACTGA
- a CDS encoding DUF5995 family protein: MLPTPQPTTIDGVVQVLDEIIDDCLLKRSRLGYFAALYRRVTVGVRRRVENGTYVNGPRMERLDVRFAQRYIDAYFQQRRGQRPTEAWAYTFAAGRDDRPIVLQHLLLGMNAHINLDLPIASARILDHHNLAGFEADFHAVNDLLGALIDEIQDEIATAGLWMKVVDVLGGPVDEALCSLFLTRARSSAWQRAVTLHDLPPGERPDVIQQYDQNTQKIARHIYAPNSAISGLRSQLRHAESDDVCAVIDAMR; encoded by the coding sequence ATGCTTCCGACGCCACAGCCCACCACCATCGACGGTGTCGTTCAGGTGCTGGACGAAATTATTGACGACTGCCTGTTGAAGCGGAGCCGGCTCGGCTACTTTGCGGCTTTGTACCGCCGGGTGACGGTGGGCGTACGCCGTCGGGTGGAGAACGGGACGTACGTGAACGGGCCGCGGATGGAGCGACTGGATGTGCGCTTTGCTCAGCGGTACATCGATGCCTACTTTCAGCAGCGACGCGGCCAGCGCCCCACCGAGGCGTGGGCCTACACGTTTGCGGCGGGACGCGACGACCGGCCCATCGTGCTTCAGCACCTCCTCCTGGGCATGAACGCCCACATCAACCTGGATCTCCCCATAGCCTCCGCCCGGATCCTCGACCATCACAACCTGGCCGGCTTCGAGGCTGACTTCCACGCCGTCAACGACCTGCTGGGAGCACTCATTGACGAGATTCAGGACGAGATTGCTACGGCGGGGCTGTGGATGAAGGTCGTCGACGTGCTGGGCGGCCCCGTCGACGAGGCGCTGTGCTCGCTTTTTCTCACGCGGGCCCGATCGTCGGCGTGGCAGCGGGCCGTTACGCTTCACGATCTTCCTCCTGGAGAACGCCCCGACGTCATCCAGCAATACGATCAGAACACCCAAAAAATCGCCCGACACATCTACGCGCCCAACTCTGCGATCAGTGGCCTCCGATCGCAACTGCGGCACGCCGAGTCTGACGACGTGTGTGCCGTCATCGACGCCATGCGGTAA
- a CDS encoding ester cyclase yields MDEWAAPDLTVSYTHFPEPLHRPEAFKEMLAQTHRFFPDLTIDIDAVVTDAPQAVVHWRRDTFQNGEMFGVVASGQSVEVTGMTRYRTEDGIVQKEHGIVDNASLMTQLGRGPASTDET; encoded by the coding sequence GTGGACGAGTGGGCGGCCCCGGATCTCACAGTGTCGTATACGCACTTTCCCGAACCGCTGCACAGGCCGGAGGCGTTTAAGGAGATGCTAGCCCAAACCCACCGCTTCTTTCCAGATCTCACCATCGACATTGACGCGGTTGTGACGGACGCTCCTCAGGCCGTCGTCCACTGGCGCCGCGACACCTTCCAGAACGGAGAGATGTTCGGTGTGGTAGCATCGGGCCAATCCGTGGAGGTGACGGGCATGACGCGGTACCGAACCGAGGACGGAATCGTACAGAAGGAGCACGGGATCGTGGACAATGCGAGCTTGATGACGCAACTGGGGAGGGGGCCGGCTTCGACAGACGAGACCTGA
- a CDS encoding SDR family NAD(P)-dependent oxidoreductase: protein MSTQRTALVTGGNRGIGLAICKDLAERGLHVVLGSRDEANGEAAARPIRAQGGTVRVEQIDVAEPGSITNCYERLAADDVAVDVLVNNAGIYPENDALDATIDQLDRAWTVNTRGPWLLVKAFVPDMIERGYGRVVNMSSGSGSFGEGLDPEHAAYAASKSALNVLTMTLDDALPDESDVKVNSMCPGWVHTRMGGEAAPRTPEEGADTALWLATLPSDGPSGGFFRDRERIPW, encoded by the coding sequence ATGAGTACTCAACGAACCGCCCTCGTCACTGGCGGCAACCGTGGCATCGGACTGGCCATCTGCAAAGACCTCGCCGAGCGGGGACTACACGTGGTCCTGGGCTCTCGCGACGAGGCAAACGGCGAGGCCGCGGCGCGTCCCATTCGGGCACAGGGCGGCACGGTGCGCGTCGAGCAAATCGACGTGGCCGAGCCCGGCTCCATCACCAACTGCTACGAGCGCCTGGCTGCGGATGACGTGGCGGTGGACGTGCTCGTGAACAACGCCGGGATCTATCCGGAGAACGATGCTCTGGACGCCACGATCGACCAACTCGACCGCGCCTGGACCGTCAACACTCGCGGCCCGTGGCTGTTGGTGAAGGCCTTCGTTCCGGACATGATTGAGCGGGGCTACGGCCGCGTCGTCAACATGTCGTCGGGGTCCGGCTCGTTTGGGGAGGGACTGGATCCCGAACATGCCGCCTACGCCGCGTCAAAGAGCGCACTCAACGTTCTCACCATGACGCTCGACGACGCCCTGCCCGACGAGTCCGACGTGAAGGTCAATTCGATGTGCCCGGGTTGGGTGCACACGCGCATGGGCGGCGAGGCTGCGCCCCGAACGCCGGAGGAGGGGGCGGACACCGCGCTCTGGCTGGCAACCCTTCCCTCCGACGGTCCGAGTGGCGGCTTCTTCCGGGATCGGGAGCGCATTCCGTGGTAG
- a CDS encoding class I SAM-dependent methyltransferase: protein MTSTRLAPVLHTLSLLLLSLLLFGSSVSCAQSPDDTEALLDAMAIEAGDWAADVGSGDGDYTLPMAERVGSSGRVFAVDVAPDKLDELNERLQNNEIEHVTSVYSIEDNPMLPVNSFDAVLVRNAYHHFTAHESMLRHIKAALKADGRLVIEESIDENMIGESREAQVESHDLGIEYVREELRAAGFAIQREENPLMETNWGLYWMIVATRSE, encoded by the coding sequence ATGACTTCGACACGCCTCGCCCCGGTCCTGCACACTCTCTCCCTCCTGCTGCTGTCGCTTCTCCTGTTCGGAAGCTCCGTCTCGTGCGCCCAGAGTCCCGACGACACCGAAGCCCTCCTCGACGCGATGGCAATCGAGGCGGGGGACTGGGCCGCCGACGTGGGCAGCGGCGACGGCGACTACACCCTCCCGATGGCGGAGCGCGTGGGCTCGTCCGGGCGCGTGTTCGCTGTCGACGTCGCCCCCGACAAGCTCGACGAGTTGAACGAGCGGCTGCAGAACAACGAGATCGAGCACGTTACCTCCGTCTACAGCATCGAGGACAACCCGATGCTACCGGTCAACTCGTTCGACGCAGTGCTCGTGCGCAACGCATACCACCACTTCACCGCCCACGAGAGCATGCTCCGGCACATCAAGGCGGCGCTCAAAGCAGACGGACGGCTCGTGATTGAGGAGTCGATCGACGAGAACATGATTGGGGAATCGCGCGAGGCGCAGGTGGAGAGCCACGACCTCGGGATCGAGTACGTCCGCGAAGAATTGAGGGCAGCAGGCTTTGCCATCCAGCGAGAAGAAAATCCCCTGATGGAGACGAACTGGGGCCTCTACTGGATGATCGTGGCCACGCGGTCTGAGTAG
- a CDS encoding Bax inhibitor-1 family protein, whose protein sequence is MPTSSNAAALDHTPVIELDVSARATFIWRTYLHVVAAILGFAALEVALFSTGLAAPIAESMLGTSWLLVLGGFILVGWMARGAAHRAESTALQYLALAGFVVAQALIFVPLLYVAQAQAGGGVIESAAYVTLMGFAGLTAIAFYTRKDFSFLQPFLMWGGVVALVLIAAGTLFGFQLGTFFSVAMVAFAGAAILYDTSNIIHHYPEDRYVAAALELFASVALMFWYILSLFLSGE, encoded by the coding sequence ATGCCGACCTCCTCGAACGCCGCCGCGCTCGATCACACGCCCGTGATTGAACTCGATGTATCGGCGCGGGCCACCTTCATCTGGCGCACGTACCTGCACGTCGTGGCTGCCATCCTCGGCTTCGCCGCACTCGAAGTCGCGCTGTTTTCCACAGGCCTCGCCGCCCCGATTGCCGAGTCGATGCTGGGCACGAGCTGGCTGCTCGTCCTCGGCGGCTTCATCCTCGTCGGCTGGATGGCACGCGGGGCCGCCCACCGGGCCGAGTCCACGGCGCTCCAATACCTGGCCCTCGCCGGGTTCGTCGTGGCGCAGGCGCTTATCTTCGTCCCACTCCTCTACGTCGCACAGGCCCAGGCAGGCGGCGGAGTCATTGAGAGCGCAGCGTACGTCACGCTGATGGGCTTTGCCGGCCTCACTGCCATCGCGTTTTACACACGCAAAGACTTCAGCTTTCTGCAGCCCTTTCTGATGTGGGGCGGCGTGGTGGCACTCGTGCTCATCGCGGCCGGCACCCTCTTCGGCTTCCAGCTCGGCACCTTCTTTAGCGTGGCGATGGTCGCGTTTGCCGGAGCTGCCATCCTCTACGACACCTCCAACATCATCCACCATTACCCGGAAGACCGTTACGTGGCCGCCGCCCTTGAGCTCTTCGCCTCGGTCGCCCTGATGTTTTGGTACATCTTGAGCCTCTTCCTGTCGGGAGAGTAA
- a CDS encoding sodium:proton antiporter, with amino-acid sequence MPETILLDITVVVLLGIGAQWMAWRFQLPSILLLLVVGFLAGPVLGVLDPQSLQGDWLFAFVSLSIGIILFEGGLSLRLSELRAVGSAVFNLITVGVLITWGMGAATAHYILGFNVSLAVLIGAILTVTGPTVVVPLLRHVRPKGRVSTIAKWEGITIDPVGAILAVLVLETLLLLNDPQGTGASASAAVEHVIVGLGLEIFVSLGVSVAATMLLVFILRRRMVPDFLRNPVTLMVVVVAFVVANVLQHEAGLLTTTLMGIALANQPYVSVQRIVEFKENLQVLLIGSLFVLLSARLELTALNYIDLNVLVFLGILVILVRPLAVLLSTIGTKLEWEEKVFLSWMAPRGIVAAAVASLFAYQLRPVYPDAIDGMVPVVFAIIVGTVAIYGLTAAPLAQWLDLADPDPEGLLFVGADDWVRRVARHVQELGFTVALIDNNPEHVQKARDEGLMARQANALSESVLDEVDLSGIGRLLITIPNDEVASLTALHFSDVFDTTDIYQLAAQPDSRHGREGVMPKHLRGRPLFGEGTSYQSLSAHVERGDAVKVLKLADDFSGEEPKEYYTYDDLSTQYDDYTVVPLFILRNGGNELVIVSEMSQFSLRPSERLVALVGPAAEPNESNSRRESMADRTPGDVVFEVEDALTGDGDGMRSS; translated from the coding sequence GTGCCGGAAACGATTCTTCTCGACATCACCGTCGTCGTTCTTCTCGGCATTGGGGCGCAGTGGATGGCCTGGCGGTTCCAGCTGCCGTCCATCCTGCTGTTGTTGGTGGTTGGGTTCCTCGCAGGGCCGGTGCTGGGGGTGTTGGATCCTCAGTCCCTGCAGGGGGACTGGCTGTTTGCCTTCGTGTCCCTTTCTATCGGTATCATCCTATTCGAGGGCGGGTTGAGCCTGCGCCTGTCCGAGTTGCGGGCGGTGGGCAGTGCCGTCTTTAACCTCATTACCGTCGGGGTCCTCATTACATGGGGCATGGGAGCAGCGACGGCGCACTACATCCTCGGCTTCAATGTAAGCCTCGCTGTGCTCATCGGAGCCATCCTCACCGTGACGGGCCCCACCGTCGTCGTGCCGCTGCTTCGACACGTGCGACCCAAGGGACGGGTGAGCACCATTGCAAAGTGGGAGGGGATTACAATCGATCCAGTGGGGGCCATTCTGGCCGTCCTTGTGCTGGAGACGCTGCTTCTGCTAAATGATCCGCAGGGGACGGGGGCCAGTGCATCGGCTGCGGTGGAGCACGTGATCGTGGGATTGGGGCTTGAGATTTTTGTGTCGCTGGGGGTGAGTGTCGCCGCCACGATGCTGCTCGTCTTCATTCTGCGCCGCCGTATGGTGCCAGACTTTCTCCGCAACCCGGTCACGCTGATGGTGGTGGTTGTGGCCTTCGTGGTCGCCAATGTGTTGCAGCACGAGGCCGGTCTGCTCACCACCACGCTCATGGGCATTGCCCTGGCCAACCAGCCGTACGTGTCGGTACAGCGAATCGTCGAGTTTAAGGAGAACCTCCAGGTGTTGCTCATCGGGTCCCTCTTTGTGCTCCTGAGCGCTCGGCTGGAGCTCACGGCGCTCAACTACATCGACCTGAACGTCCTCGTCTTCCTCGGCATTCTGGTGATTCTGGTGCGGCCCCTGGCCGTTCTCCTCTCCACGATTGGCACGAAGCTGGAGTGGGAAGAGAAGGTCTTTCTTTCGTGGATGGCCCCACGCGGCATCGTGGCGGCCGCCGTGGCGTCGCTTTTCGCCTACCAACTGCGTCCGGTCTATCCCGATGCGATCGACGGCATGGTGCCCGTTGTTTTTGCCATTATCGTGGGGACAGTCGCCATCTACGGCCTTACGGCCGCACCCCTGGCGCAGTGGCTCGATTTGGCCGATCCCGATCCGGAGGGGCTGCTCTTTGTGGGGGCCGATGACTGGGTGCGCAGGGTTGCGCGGCACGTGCAAGAGTTGGGGTTCACGGTGGCCCTCATCGACAACAACCCTGAGCACGTGCAGAAGGCCCGCGACGAGGGACTCATGGCCCGGCAGGCCAACGCCCTTTCGGAATCGGTGCTTGACGAGGTTGACCTCAGTGGCATTGGGCGCCTGCTCATCACCATCCCCAACGATGAGGTGGCGAGCCTGACGGCTCTTCACTTTTCCGATGTCTTCGACACGACCGACATCTACCAGCTGGCGGCTCAGCCCGACAGCCGGCACGGCAGGGAGGGCGTGATGCCGAAGCACCTGCGGGGGCGTCCCTTATTTGGAGAGGGCACTAGTTACCAGTCGCTCAGCGCCCACGTGGAACGGGGGGATGCGGTGAAGGTGCTCAAGCTGGCCGATGACTTCTCCGGAGAGGAGCCGAAGGAGTACTACACGTACGACGACCTGTCGACGCAATACGATGACTATACCGTCGTGCCGCTCTTTATCTTGCGAAACGGAGGGAACGAGCTCGTCATCGTGTCGGAGATGAGCCAGTTCAGCCTCCGGCCAAGCGAGCGTCTCGTGGCGCTGGTGGGGCCTGCGGCGGAGCCGAACGAATCGAATTCGCGACGAGAGTCGATGGCGGACCGGACGCCGGGCGATGTGGTGTTTGAGGTGGAAGATGCTCTGACGGGAGATGGAGACGGCATGCGCTCGTCGTGA